A single genomic interval of Physeter macrocephalus isolate SW-GA chromosome 5, ASM283717v5, whole genome shotgun sequence harbors:
- the LOC102984616 gene encoding LOW QUALITY PROTEIN: cleavage and polyadenylation specificity factor subunit 5-like (The sequence of the model RefSeq protein was modified relative to this genomic sequence to represent the inferred CDS: deleted 1 base in 1 codon; substituted 1 base at 1 genomic stop codon): MGACTGNVSLPLLFRSPLVPELASMSVVPPNHSHTGWPHGVNQFGNKYIQQTKPFTLERTINLYPLINYTFGTREPLYEKDSSVAARFQSMRVEFDKIGMRRTVEGVLIVHEHRLPHVLLLQLGTTFFKLPGDDLNPGEDEVEGLKRLMTEILGHQDGVLQDWVTDDCTGNWWRPNFEPPXYPYIPAHITKPKEHKKLFLVQLQEKALFAVPKNYKLVAAPLFELYDNAPGYGPIISSLPQLLSRFNFIYN, from the exons ATGGGTGCCTGCACAGGGAACgtctccctgcctctccttttCCGCTCACCGCTAGTGCCCGAGCTTGCCAGCATGTCCGTGGTGCCGCCCAATCACTCGCATACCGGCTGGCCCCACGGGGTCAACCAGTTCGGCAACAAGTACATCCAGCAGACCAAGCCCTTCACCCTGGAGCGCACCATCAACCTGTACCCTCTTATCAATTACACTTTTGGTACAAGAGAGCCCCTCTATGAGAAGGACAGCTCCGTTGCAGCCAGATTTCAGAGCATGAGGGTGGAATTTGATAAAATTGGCATGAGGAGGACTGTAGAAGGGGTTTTGATTGTCCATGAGCACCGGCTACCCCATGTGTTACTGCTACAGCTGGGAACAACTTTCTTTAAACTACCTGGTGATGACCTTAACCCAGGAGAAGATGAAGTTGAAGGACTAAAACGCTTAATGACAGAGATATTGGGTCATCAAGATGGAGTCCTGCAAGACTGGGTTACTGATGACTGCACTGGTAACTGGTGGAGACCA AATTTTGAACCTCCTTAGTATCCATATATTCCTGCACATATTACAAAACCTAAGGAGCATAAGAAGTTGTTTTTGGTTCAGCTTCAAGAGAAGGCCTTGTTTGCAGTCCCTAAAAATTACAAGCTGGTAGCTGCACCACTGTTTGAACTGTATGACAATGCACCTGGATATGGACCCATCATTTCTAGTCTCCCCCAGCTTTTGAGCAGGTTCAATTTTATATACAACTGA